In Zygosaccharomyces rouxii strain CBS732 chromosome D complete sequence, one DNA window encodes the following:
- the SER1 gene encoding O-phospho-L-serine:2-oxoglutarate transaminase (highly similar to uniprot|P33330 Saccharomyces cerevisiae YOR184W SER1 phosphoserine transaminase), translated as MPLNREEPTHFGAGPAQLPTSVLQQASKDLINFNNIGLGVGEISHRSKDATNVIESAKSHLKELMNIPDTHEVFFMQGGGTTGFSSVATNLIAAHLGKTGEVAPGGYLVTGSWSKKSFEEAKRLYAPAEVIFDAKTFNNGKYGAIPAESEWQDKVKGKKFSYVYLCENETVHGVEWPQMPKCITEDPNIELVADLSSDILSREIDVSQYGVIMAGAQKNIGLAGLTVYVIKKEILENISKVSEEKLHELGLPISPIAFDYPTVVKNNSAYNTIPIFTLHIIDLVFQHLLKKGGVAAQGAENEKKCQLLYGALDANSGFYNLPVDPSCRSRMNVVFTLKKEGLDEKFLQEASALKLTGLKGHRSVGGFRASIYNALSVETVEKLANFVKTFAQQNA; from the coding sequence ATGCCCTTGAATAGAGAAGAACCAACCCATTTCGGTGCAGGTCCAGCACAACTACCTACTAGTGTGCTTCAACAAGCTTCAAAGGACTTGATCAACTTCAATAATATCGGTTTAGGTGTCGGTGAAATTTCTCACAGATCCAAGGATGCTACGAATGTAATTGAGAGTGCTAAATCTCATTTGAAGGAATTGATGAATATCCCTGATACCCATGAAGTATTTTTCATGCaaggtggtggtactaCTGGTTTCTCATCAGTTGCAACTAACTTAATCGCTGCTCACTTAGGTAAGACTGGCGAAGTGGCGCCCGGTGGTTACTTGGTTACTGGTTCTTGGTCaaaaaaatcatttgaaGAGGCCAAGAGGTTATATGCACCAGCTGAAGTAATCTTTGACGCCAAGACCTTTAACAATGGTAAATACGGAGCTATTCCAGCAGAAAGTGAGTGGCAAGATAAGGTGAAGGGCAAAAAATTCTCTTATGTGTATTTATGTGAGAATGAAACAGTTCATGGTGTTGAATGGCCTCAAATGCCTAAATGTATTACGgaagatccaaatattgaaCTGGTTGCTGATTTGTCAAGTGATATCCTTTCGAGAGAGATTGACGTTTCTCAATATGGTGTTATCATGGCAGGTGCGCAGAAGAATATCGGATTAGCAGGTTTGACTGTATACGTCATTAAGAAGGAGATTTTAgaaaatatttcaaaggtgTCAGAGGAGAAATTACACGAATTGGGATTACCTATTAGCCCAATTGCATTCGACTATCCAACTGTGGTGAAGAACAATTCCGCCTACAACACTATTCCAATTTTCACTCTACATATAATAGACCTTGTGTTCCAAcatttgttgaagaagggCGGTGTCGCTGCTCAAGGCGCGGAAAACGAGAAGAAATGCCAATTACTATATGGTGCATTGGACGCAAACTCTGGATTTTACAATTTACCTGTGGATCCATCTTGCAGATCAAGAATGAATGTGGTCTTCACTCTGAAGAAGGAAGGtcttgatgaaaaattccttCAAGAGGCAAGTGCGTTGAAACTAACTGGTCTTAAGGGCCACCGTTCTGTTGGTGGTTTTAGAGCATCTATTTACAACGCACTTTCTGTTGAAACCGTGGAAAAATTAGCCAATTTCGTCAAGACTTTTGCTCAGCAAAATGCTTGA
- the LAS17 gene encoding actin-binding protein LAS17 (similar to uniprot|Q12446 Saccharomyces cerevisiae YOR181W LAS17 Actin assembly factor activates the Arp2/3 protein complex that nucleates branched actin filaments localizes with the Arp2/3 complex to actin patches homolog of the human Wiskott-Aldrich syndrome protein (WASP)): MGLLNSADKESIKVALPKNANKIIDVAVARLYIAYPDPNEWQYTGLSGAVALVDDLVGNTFFLKLVDIEGHRGVIWDQELYVNFDYQQTRTFFHTFELDECYAGLLFEDLSEAFHFLKRIYKREGYASKKTLSNKNAIALTDRAQTEDDDDVHGPRGETLYGSQRERYNYSSGSDSKSTVTKKAPPPPPPAPAPTASSQDDFSESEDTDWQSAAGTPAPQPPSAPAASTPKMRHPVPPVFIPPAPAPAPSAPSPSVSQTASAPPAPPAPPAPAAPSAAAPNSAPTPGVALPPIQTQVTQPPRHTEVPQNKSPFPFPIPEPTSPNQVTPFPRQPQPVQTPSAFQNANTNRPVPPLPVRNDRPLPPPPPRSNKVPPPVPPSRRGPPPPVPPQRTTTANALGTQSTGGYGSRPAPPPPPPRRGPAPPPPPRSSRLSSFSQQQQAQQTAYSPPPVSFPQQTQPTSPPPPLAPRPPPSIPPTSFNSEPSTTGAPPPPPPPPLAPRPPTSFNTEPSTTGAPPPPPPPPAMPSATGGGSAAPPPPPPPPSMPAMPAAGPSGGESTGDTGRDALLASIRGAGGVGALRKVDKSQLDKPSVLLQETNGQPSQPASSAPTGAGAPGGGGSLADALAAALNKRKNKVANDDNYDNGDDW, translated from the coding sequence atggGTCTACTGAATTCAGCGGATAAGGAAAGTATCAAGGTAGCATTACCTAAAAATGCTAACAAGATTATTGACGTGGCGGTAGCTAGATTATACATTGCTTACCCAGACCCGAACGAATGGCAATATACGGGACTCTCAGGGGCCGTTGCGCTTGTGGATGATTTAGTTGGCAATACATTCTTTCTAAAATTGGTCGATATAGAAGGACACAGAGGTGTAATATGGGATCAAGAGCTCTACGTCAATTTTGATTACCAGCAGACACGTACTTTTTTCCATACttttgaattggatgaatGCTATGCAGGTTTGTTATTCGAAGACTTGAGTGAAGCCTTTCATTTCCTCAAAAGAATCTACAAACGTGAAGGGTATGCTTCTAAGAAGACGCTTTCCAATAAGAATGCCATTGCCTTGACAGATAGAGCCCAAAcggaagatgatgatgacgtGCATGGCCCTCGTGGTGAGACTCTTTACGGTAGCCAAAGGGAAAGATACAACTATTCTAGTGGTTCAGATTCTAAATCTACGGTGACAAAGAAAGCGCCACCTCCACCACCGCCTGCACCTGCACCAACTGCCTCATCACAAGATGATTTTAGTGAATCTGAGGATACGGATTGGCAATCTGCGGCTGGTACACCAGCACCCCAACCACCCTCAGCTCCGGCGGCATCTACTCCTAAGATGAGACATCCAGTGCCACCAGTTTTTATTCCTCCTGCTCCTGCTCCTGCTCCGTCTGCTCCATCTCCATCGGTTTCACAGACCGCTTCTGCACCTCCAGCGCCCCCAGCGCCTCCGGCACCGGCCGCGCCTTCAGCGGCAGCTCCGAATTCAGCACCAACGCCTGGTGTGGCTCTCCCTCCAATACAGACTCAAGTAACTCAACCTCCTAGGCATACAGAAGTTCCTCAAAATAAGAGTCCATTCCCCTTCCCTATACCTGAACCTACATCTCCCAATCAGGTAACGCCATTCCCCAGACAACCACAACCAGTACAAACACCTTCAGCATTCCAAAATGCTAATACTAATAGGCCTGTTCCTCCTTTACCTGTAAGAAATGATAGACCTTTacctccaccaccaccaagaaGTAATAAGGTGCCACCACCGGTGCCGCCATCCAGACGtggaccaccaccacctgtGCCTCCACAAAGAACAACTACAGCCAATGCTTTGGGGACACAATCGACTGGTGGATACGGTAGCAGGCCAGCTCCACCTCCACCTCCACCAAGAAGGGGACctgcaccaccaccaccaccaaggTCATCTAGATTGTCTTCATTCTCTCAACAGCAGCAAGCACAACAGACTGCATATTCACCACCTCCTGTAAGTTTCCCACAACAAACGCAACCTACGTCTCCACCACCTCCATTGGCCCCAAGACCACCACcttcaataccaccaaCTTCATTTAACAGTGAACCTTCTACTACTGGTGCACCACCTCCACCTCCCCCACCTCCATTAGCTCCAAGACCACCAACGTCCTTTAACACTGAACCTTCTACTACGGGTGCACCACCTCCACCACCTCCTCCTCCAGCAATGCCCTCTGCAACTGGAGGAGGAAGTGCGGCACCACCTCCCCCACCACCTCCTCCATCTATGCCCGCCATGCCTGCAGCCGGTCCAAGTGGAGGCGAAAGCACAGGTGATACCGGCAGAGATGCCTTGTTAGCATCCATTAGAGGTGCAGGCGGTGTGGGAGCATTGCGTAAAGTGGATAAATCTCAACTTGATAAACCCTCAGTTCTTTTACAAGAGACAAATGGGCAGCCTTCACAACCTGCATCGTCTGCCCCCACCGGTGCCGGTGCTCCTGGTGGAGGCGGTTCATTGGCAGATGCATTAGCAGCTGCattgaacaaaagaaaaaataaagtgGCAAATGATGACAATTatgataatggtgatgattGGTGA
- the GCD7 gene encoding translation initiation factor eIF2B subunit beta (highly similar to uniprot|P32502 Saccharomyces cerevisiae YLR291C GCD7 Beta subunit of the translation initiation factor eIF2B the guanine-nucleotide exchange factor for eIF2 activity subsequently regulated by phosphorylated eIF2 first identified as a negative regulator of GCN4 expression) has translation MPLPSSAQSSIATANSSDINVTIEHFIARLKRRQIDGPYAMALETLQLLKRFISQARWSHVSELIEQIRQLANRLEKAQPTAFACGNVIRRILAVVREEEEEELRSNSPQATSSSVAEPMISSMFNLLQKPEDKQQKQQQQKQQKQRSTKNRTDFRQVAIQGIKDLIDEITNIDDGIQQIAIDLIHDHEILLTPTPESKTVLKFLLKTRERSNRRFTVLVTEGFPNNTAKAHEFAKKLAQHNIETIVIPDSAVFALMSRVGKVIIGTKAVFINGGSISSTSGVSAVCECAHEFKTPVFAVAGLYKFSPLYPFDVEKFVEFGGSQKVLPQMDPEHRLDTINSITDYVPPENIDIYITNVGGFAPSFIYRIAWDNYKQIDVQLEM, from the coding sequence ATGCCACTACCATCATCAGCTCAATCATCTATAGCAACTGCTAATTCTTCCGATATCAATGTCACCATAGAACATTTTATAGCGAGACTGAAAAGACGTCAGATCGATGGACCCTATGCAATGGCATTAGAAACATTACAGCTGTTGAAACGGTTTATTTCACAAGCAAGATGGTCACACGTCAGCGAGTTAATTGAACAGATTAGACAGCTGGCGAATAGGTTGGAGAAAGCTCAACCAACAGCATTTGCATGTGGTAACGTAATTAGAAGGATATTGGCAGTTGTTAGAGAggaagaggaggaagaacTGCGTAGCAATTCACCACAAGCTACATCAAGTAGTGTAGCAGAACCaatgatttcatcaatgtTTAACCTTTTACAAAAACCTGAAGATAAACAGCagaaacaacaacaacagaaACAACAGAAACAGAGAAGCACAAAGAATAGAACAGATTTTCGTCAAGTAGCAATCCAGGGTATTAAGGATCTAATAGATGAAATCACCAATATCGACGATGGTATTCAACAAATTGCTATTGATTTGATTCACGatcatgaaattttattaaCACCAACGCCAGAATCTAAAACGgttctgaaatttttactAAAAACTCGTGAACGTAGTAATAGAAGGTTCACTGTATTAGTAACTGAAGGTTTCCCTAACAACACTGCAAAGGCTCATGAATTTGCCAAAAAGCTGGCTCAACACAATATCGAAACAATTGTAATTCCTGATTCAGCTGTATTTGCCCTAATGTCAAGAGTCGGTAAAGTTATTATAGGTACTAAGGCCGTATTTATCAACGGTGGTTCGATTTCCTCCACATCTGGTGTTAGTGCCGTATGTGAATGCGCCCATGAATTTAAGACACCTGTGTTTGCAGTTGCAGGTCTTTATAAATTCTCACCATTGTACCCATTtgatgtggaaaaattcGTTGAGTTTGGTGGATCTCAAAAGGTATTACCACAGATGGATCCTGAACACAGGCTCGATACTATTAATTCAATTACGGATTATGTCCCACCAGAAAATATCGATATTTACATTACAAACGTCGGTGGATTTGCACCTAGTTTTATCTACCGTATTGCCTGGGATAACTACAAGCAAATTGATGTGCAATTGGAGATGTGA
- the MEC3 gene encoding Mec3p (similar to uniprot|Q02574 Saccharomyces cerevisiae YLR288C MEC3 Involved in checkpoint control and DNA repair forms a clamp with Rad17p and Ddc1p that is loaded onto partial duplex DNA DNA damage checkpoint protein), whose amino-acid sequence MRIKLIVNGCEVPEDYQLLKTTISTVATLRKTAVLRFNSERLSIISTPKSTSNTSSTILHGDNGQLWCSIPRDVFRQYTVVSQRELNAITMECNCDSLLSAFKRYEKVIARGSSSEMVIKLQAMPELNLAVNAASGSNGNSGEAAKSNPVCALGISFEEILHTMGDEDKNGYSGSNGANAGAFGSKKTIMHSFKVPVRLMSRVQDVRIKEPMVSGAQLSMYKLPPYSSEFGAGFSNFIRRVDRYTSVNHIRLSAINKKDALGHETNRLKLVINELDWHLQVCWNGPLTPLVPEDMPPQASQDDGRRPISRRETAAEDTDDSMRIDESTVLDAAHHDVLNSLPENDVELMDVSAVVEQAERESAQTHEVMIKIKDWKVCHKLYDAFEELILAISHNESCVLHCSLDRGSVDEGEDPDKPREKGQIIYYMARSKPI is encoded by the coding sequence ATGAGGATAAAGCTAATTGTCAATGGATGTGAAGTGCCAGAGGATTACCAGCTTTTAAAGACAACTATTTCTACGGTGGCTACTCTTAGAAAGACAGCTGTATTAAGATTTAACAGTGAGCGTCTATCGATCATATCAACACCGAAATCAACCTCTAATACCAGTAGTACGATTCTCCACGGTGATAATGGTCAACTATGGTGTTCCATTCCTCGAGACGTGTTTAGACAGTATACAGTTGTATCACAACGTGAATTAAATGCCATTACTATGGAGTGTAATTGTGATTCGCTACTAAGTGCATTCAAACGCTATGAGAAAGTTATAGCCCGTGGTTCTTCTTCCGAGATGGTGATTAAATTACAAGCCATGCCAGAATTGAATCTTGCCGTTAATGCAGCAAGCGGCTCCAATGGTAATAGTGGTGAAGCCGCTAAGAGTAATCCGGTATGTGCTCTAGGTATTTCATTCGAAGAAATCCTCCATACAATGGGAGATGAAGACAAAAACGGGTATAGTGGATCGAACGGCGCTAATGCTGGTGCATTTGGTAGTAAAAAGACCATTATGCATTCTTTTAAAGTTCCAGTAAGACTCATGTCAAGGGTACAAGATGTTCGAATAAAAGAACCCATGGTTAGCGGTGCACAACTTTCAATGTACAAACTGCCACCCTACTCTAGTGAATTTGGAGCTGGTTTCTCAAATTTCATTAGGAGGGTAGATAGATATACCAGCGTGAACCATATAAGGCTAAGCGCCATCAATAAGAAGGATGCGCTAGGGCATGAAACGAATCGATTGAAGCTAGTGATAAATGAGCTGGATTGGCATTTGCAAGTATGTTGGAATGGTCCTTTAACTCCACTGGTACCTGAAGATATGCCACCACAGGCATCCCAGGATGATGGAAGACGACCGATTAGTAGAAGGGAGACTGCGGCGGAAGATACAGACGACAGCATGAGAATAGATGAAAGTACAGTGCTGGATGCAGCTCATCATGATGTATTGAATTCACTACCCGAGAATGATGTCGAATTGATGGATGTCTCTGCAGTGGTAGAACAAGCAGAAAGAGAAAGCGCGCAGACTCATGAAGTGATGATCAAgataaaagattggaaagTTTGTCATAAACTCTACGAtgcatttgaagaacttATTTTAGCCATCTCCCATAACGAATCATGTGTTTTACATTGTTCTTTAGACAGAGGTAGTGTCGATGAAGGCGAGGATCCAGATAAACCAAGGGAGAAGGGTCAGATTATTTATTACATGGCAAGATCAAAACCTATTTGA
- a CDS encoding uncharacterized protein (similar to gnl|GLV|CAGL0M09757g Candida glabrata CAGL0M09757g and weakly similar to YLR287C uniprot|Q05881 Saccharomyces cerevisiae YLR287C Hypothetical ORF) produces MSEEVQKHIDTIRSQFCESYQQASDLHGITSDTQLQSSDELTELKKLSQINKAHATKIGIVCQPQRFYDNLNALSKELQEFTASLFYTLSLLPLFYQDKKDKWAPFFLQRLDSKILELLSGSSVLCNDIDAMLKDDQREKEDTDRLRSIGMIWAACDSLDELAQRGQFHLLGDGVHQSCALVQDVLQDIEQWIANPELGDDFDLEDLEDSEDEKDESGNDSDHGDDEVALQKMKDFVQDWQNKIKMIKLLLSSFAKSISTNFYKDRKTKGSILQKLYDLQKDIVAQVDELLSDFFMSDASFDPTEFEPTIHKLNELLTQVVKILRNLNKDDTKKSKWIEVWDNKYFAK; encoded by the coding sequence ATGAGTGAAGAAGTACAGAAACATATAGACACAATCCGTTCACAGTTTTGTGAAAGTTATCAACAGGCTAGCGATTTGCATGGCATTACATCTGATACGCAATTGCAAAGTTCTGATGAGTTGActgaattgaagaaattatcacAGATCAATAAAGCTCATGCCACCAAGATTGGTATCGTATGCCAGCCTCAAAGGTTTTATGACAATCTAAATGCATTAAGTAAGGAGTTGCAGGAGTTTACCGCTTCACTGTTTTACACTTTGAGCTTACTCCCGCTGTTCTACCAGGATAAGAAGGACAAATGGGCACCATTCTTTTTACAAAGACTGGATTCGAAGATTCTTGAGTTACTCAGTGGTTCGTCAGTACTATGCAATGATATTGATGCCATGTTGAAAGATGATCAGCGAGAAAAGGAAGACACAGATAGACTGAGATCTATTGGTATGATTTGGGCCGCTTGTGATTCGTTGGACGAGTTGGCCCAAAGGGGCCAATTCCATCTTTTAGGTGATGGTGTACATCAGAGTTGTGCTCTAGTGCAAGACGTTTTACAAGATATTGAACAATGGATTGCGAATCCTGAATTGGGTGACGATTttgatttggaagatttagaagattcagaagatgaaaaggacGAAAGTGGGAACGACAGTGATcatggtgatgatgaagttgcattgcagaagatgaaagattTTGTTCAGGACTGGcagaataaaattaaaatgATTAAATTACTTCTATCGTCATTTGCGAAATCAATCTCCACCAATTTTTACAAGGATCGTAAGACAAAGGGCTCCATCTTGCAAAAGTTGTACGATTTGCAGAAAGACATTGTGGCACAGGTCGATGAATTGCTTTCTGATTTCTTCATGTCAGATGCAAGTTTTGATCCAACCGAATTTGAACCAACCATCCATAAATTAAATGAGTTATTGACTCAAGTGGTTAAGATTttaagaaatttgaataaaGATGATACaaagaaatccaaatggattgaaGTCTGGGATAATAAGTACTTTGCCAAATAG
- the GUF1 gene encoding GTPase GUF1 (highly similar to uniprot|P46943 Saccharomyces cerevisiae YLR289W GUF1 Mitochondrial GTPase of unknown function), which yields MLASQAIKRIFHRSWKPLVRFNHGKAPTAIESIKKRIEDIPIENYRNFSIVAHIDHGKSTLSDRLLELTGVIQSGGNKQVLDRLEVERERGITVKAQTCTMFYHDKRYGKDFLIHLVDTPGHVDFRGEVSRSYASCGGALLLVDASQGVQAQTVANFYLAYSMNLKLIPVINKIDLDHADIAQAEDQIENTFELPKEDTIRVSAKTGLNVKEDLLPAIIDRIPPPTGCLDKPFRALLVDSWYDSYVGVVLLVHIVDGTVRKGDKVSSAQTGKKYEIKEIGIMFPDRTPTGILSTGQVGYVVPGMKASKDAKIGDTLMHLGREQETEVLPGFEEPKPMVFVGAFPSDGEEFKALNDDVNRLVLNDRSVSLKRETSNALGQGWRLGFLGSLHASVFRERLENEYGSKLIITQPTVPYMIKYYDGHERLITNPDEFPDLAERRNKVQAIQEPYVEAIMTLPQEYLGNVIKLCDHNRGQQTEITYLNMTGQVMLKYDLPLGQLVEDFFGKLKSVSRGYASLDYEDIGYRDSDVVKLELLINGSSVDALAQVMHSSQVERVGRAWVKKFKEYIKAQLFEVVIQARANSKIIARETIKAKRKDVLQKLHASDISRRKKLLVKQKEGKKHLKSVGNVQINQDAYQAFLRR from the coding sequence ATGTTGGCCTCACAGGCTATCAAAAGGATTTTTCACAGGTCTTGGAAACCTTTAGTACGATTTAACCATGGGAAGGCTCCCACTGCTATAGAGTCtatcaagaaaagaattgagGATATTCCCATTGAAAACTATAGAAATTTCTCCATTGTAGCTCATATCGATCATGGAAAATCTACTCTGAGTGACAGACTTCTAGAGCTTACAGGTGTGATTCAGTCTGGTGGTAACAAGCAAGTTTTAGATAGATTGGAAGTGGAGAGAGAACGAGGCATTACCGTCAAAGCCCAAACATGTACCATGTTTTACCACGATAAGAGATACGGTAAGGATTTTTTAATCCATCTTGTGGATACTCCTGGACATGTGGATTTTAGAGGTGAAGTTTCAAGATCTTATGCTTCTTGCGGAGGAGCATTGTTACTGGTCGATGCATCTCAAGGTGTTCAAGCCCAAACGGTTGCCAATTTCTATTTGGCTTACAGtatgaatttgaagttaATCCCTGTAATTAATAAGATTGATTTAGATCATGCCGATATTGCACAGGCTGAAGATCAGATTGAAAACACTTTCGAGTTGCCAAAAGAGGATACCATTCGAGTAAGCGCCAAGACTGGTTTGAAtgttaaagaagatttacTTCCAGCAATTATAGATCGCATTCCTCCACCTACTGGATGTCTTGATAAGCCATTTAGAGCATTACTAGTTGATTCATGGTACGATTCCTACGTTGGTGTGGTTTTGCTAGTTCATATTGTGGATGGTACTGTTCGTAAAGGTGACAAAGTATCAAGTGCGCAGACTGGAAAGAAATATGAAATTAAGGAAATTGGTATTATGTTTCCAGATAGAACGCCTACTGGCATTTTGAGTACTGGACAAGTGGGTTATGTGGTCCCTGGTATGAAGGCTTCTAAGGATGCCAAAATTGGTGATACTTTGATGCATCTGGGACGTGAACAAGAAACAGAAGTGTTGCCAGGCTTTGAAGAGCCTAAACCTATGGTTTTCGTTGGGGCTTTCCCAtctgatggtgaagaattcaaagcgcttaatgatgatgttaaTAGATTGGTTTTAAATGATAGATCGGTCTCTTTAAAGAGGGAAACTTCCAATGCTTTAGGACAAGGTTGGAGACTTGGATTTCTTGGATCCCTTCATGCTTCGGTATTCAGGGAAAGACTAGAAAATGAATACGGGTCCAAACTTATTATTACACAACCCACGGTACCCTATATGATAAAATATTACGATGGACATGAAAGGTTAATTACCAACCCAGATGAATTCCCAGATTTGGCTGAACGTAGAAACAAGGTTCAAGCTATTCAAGAACCATATGTGGAAGCCATTATGACTCTCCCGCAAGAATATTTGGGTAATGTCATTAAATTGTGTGATCATAATCGTGGCCAACAAACAGAAATTACTTATTTGAATATGACGGGCCAGGTTATGCTCAAATATGATTTACCGTTAGGTCAATTGGTCGAAGATTTCTTTGGCAAATTGAAATCAGTTTCGAGAGGTTATGCATCTTTAGACTATGAAGATATTGGTTATAGAGATTCAGATGTGGTTAAATTAGAATTACTGATCAACGGTAGTAGTGTAGACGCCCTAGCGCAAGTCATGCATAGCTCACAAGTTGAACGTGTAGGTAGAGCTTgggtgaaaaaattcaaagagtATATCAAGGCCCAATTATTTGAAGTTGTTATTCAAGCTAGAGCCAACAGTAAGATTATAGCTCGTGAAACCATCAAGGCCAAACGTAAGGATgttttgcaaaaattgCATGCTTCTGACATTTCAAGGAGAAAGAAGTTACTCGTGAAACAAAAGGAAGGTAAGAAACATCTAAAGAGTGTTGGTAATGTTCAAATCAACCAAGATGCTTACCAAGCATTCTTACGGAggtaa
- the RPS30A gene encoding 40S ribosomal protein eS30 (highly similar to uniprot|Q12087 Saccharomyces cerevisiae YOR182C RPS30B) — protein MGKVHGSLARAGKVRSQTPKVEKQEKPKVAKGRAHKRLLYTRRYVNVTLTNGKRRMNPGPSQK, from the exons atg GGTAAAGTTCACGGTTCTCTAGCTCGTGCTGGTAAGGTCAGGTCTCAAACTCCAAAGGTTGAGAAGCAAGAAAAACCAAAGGTCGCAAAGGGCCGTGCTCACAAGAGATTGTTGTACACCAGAAGATACGTTAACGTCACTCTAACCAACGGTAAGAGAAGAATGAACCCAGGTCCATCTCAAAAATAA
- the COQ11 gene encoding ubiquinone biosynthesis protein COQ11 (similar to uniprot|Q05892 Saccharomyces cerevisiae YLR290C Hypothetical ORF): MPDFLVQKKLNLLLRVVARSHQCHILQKRIAMASKLLVFGGNGFLGRRICQEAVHRGLEVVSISRSGKPPVLKSPSKDKDWIREVSWEYADILNPSTYYKHLQGASGVVHSLGILLEDESYKRRLRKQPGHSNSPSYSWASWLPSIGSNPLIKRDPNFTYEVMNKQSAITLARTFADTIERDGIDHENLPTFTYISADKGFPMIPEGYINSKRQAEDELLRHKDVFRPIIMRPGFLFDEMKGSQNARTYIHHLLEFLNMGNKAILGNNFECINGIIRPTVSTQQVSRCILSKIADSQFEGVVPLETIKKA, encoded by the coding sequence ATGCCAGATTTTCTTGTACAAAAGAAGCTTAACCTTTTGTTAAGGGTGGTAGCTAGGAGTCACCAGTGCCATATCCTGCAGAAAAGGATTGCAATGGCTTCCAAATTGCTAGTTTTCGGTGGAAATGGTTTCTTAGGTAGACGTATTTGTCAAGAAGCGGTACATCGTGGATTAGAAGTAGTATCGATATCCAGGTCTGGTAAACCACCAGTTCTTAAATCACCTTCAAAGGACAAAGACTGGATTAGAGAAGTTAGCTGGGAATATGCTGACATACTGAATCCTTCCACATACTATAAACACTTACAAGGAGCCTCTGGCGTTGTCCATTCACTGGGGATTCttttagaagatgaaagtTATAAGAGAAGACTAAGAAAACAGCCAGGTCATTCCAATTCACCCTCTTACAGTTGGGCATCATGGTTGCCTTCAATTGGCTCTAATCCTTTGATCAAGAGGGACCCCAATTTTACTTACGAAGTTATGAACAAGCAGAGTGCCATCACTCTTGCCAGGACCTTCGCAGACACTATCGAACGTGATGGCATAGATCATGAGAATCTGCCGACTTTCACCTACATCTCTGCTGATAAAGGCTTTCCCATGATTCCAGAAGGCTACATTAATTCCAAAAGACAAGCTGAAGATGAACTTTTACGCCATAAGGATGTTTTTAGACCGATTATAATGAGACCGGGGTTTCTGTTTGACGAAATGAAGGGATCTCAAAATGCTAGAACCTatattcatcatcttttgGAATTCTTAAACATGGGAAATAAAGCTATACTGGGCAATAATTTTGAATGTATCAATGGGATAATCAGACCTACCGTCTCAACACAACAAGTCAGTAGATGCATTCTATCCAAGATTGCAGATTCACAATTTGAGGGAGTTGTCCCCCTAGAAACCATCAAAAAAGCCTAA